A stretch of Paludisphaera borealis DNA encodes these proteins:
- a CDS encoding amidohydrolase family protein encodes MIAEPYIDAHSHIWTPDVGHYPLAAGFQPADMQPPSFTAQELLAVCRPAGVGRVNLIQMSYYQFDNRYMLDMIKLHPDRFVGTAIIDPFGVDPASAMKELLPKGVRAFRIQPSYSKQPPASWLAPTGYEAMFATAAQTGQCLSCLIDPDGFAEVDRMCRKYPETKVIIDHLGRIGVDGTVRDADVRALCDLAAHPRVSVKVGAFYALGKKSPPYTDLAPLIRRVVQAFGTRRCMWESDCPFQVVSQRYEDSLALVRDHLDFLSPDDREWMLFRAAEQILFPPSTAKS; translated from the coding sequence GTGATCGCAGAACCGTACATCGACGCCCACTCGCACATCTGGACGCCCGACGTCGGCCACTATCCGCTGGCGGCCGGATTCCAGCCCGCCGACATGCAGCCGCCGTCGTTCACCGCGCAAGAGCTGCTGGCAGTCTGCCGGCCGGCCGGCGTCGGCCGTGTCAACCTGATCCAGATGAGCTATTACCAGTTCGACAACCGCTACATGCTCGACATGATCAAGCTGCACCCCGACCGGTTCGTGGGGACGGCGATCATCGACCCGTTCGGCGTCGACCCGGCCAGCGCGATGAAGGAACTGCTGCCGAAGGGCGTGCGCGCGTTCCGGATTCAACCGTCCTACAGCAAGCAGCCTCCGGCGAGCTGGCTGGCACCGACCGGCTACGAAGCCATGTTCGCGACCGCCGCCCAGACCGGCCAGTGCCTGAGCTGTCTGATCGACCCCGACGGCTTCGCGGAAGTCGATCGGATGTGCCGCAAATATCCGGAAACCAAGGTGATCATCGACCATCTCGGACGGATCGGAGTCGACGGAACCGTCCGTGACGCCGACGTCCGGGCGCTCTGCGACCTCGCCGCCCACCCCCGGGTCTCCGTGAAGGTCGGCGCTTTTTACGCCCTCGGCAAGAAGTCTCCCCCTTACACCGACCTCGCCCCGTTGATCCGCCGCGTCGTTCAGGCGTTCGGCACGCGGCGTTGCATGTGGGAAAGCGACTGCCCATTCCAGGTCGTGAGTCAGCGCTACGAGGACAGCCTCGCGCTGGTCCGCGACCACCTTGATTTCCTCAGCCCCGACGATCGTGAGTGGATGCTGTTCCGCGCCGCCGAGCAAATTCTCTTTCCCCCCTCTACGGCGAAGTCGTGA